Genomic DNA from Methanobacterium formicicum DSM 3637:
TCATTCTCCCTTTTTAGTTTCTGGTTATCATTATTTTTAGTTTAAGTTTACAATTTACACAGAAATTATTAACATGAGATTTTAAGGTCTATAAAATTATGGAATTATTAACCCTATTGAAATTGTTAAATAAACTATTCTGGATTATAACCACTTAAAATTATTTGGATTTTGATAAATTAAATTATTTCTAAACCAATTAAACTATTTATGAATATTAATTCTGAATATTAAATTTTATTCAACCCTCTCTTTAATCCTTCGAAACATTCCCCTAAGGGTGTGTGCTTCTCTTCCAGATATAAATGCTCTTCCCAGTACTCTCCTGAAGACCGTGGATGCATTCTTTTTTTTATGCGCTGGATAGTCCAGGTGATCCAGCACTTCATCCATACATTCAATTAAGCCCTGTTTTTCGGTTAAAGATGCTTCATCCAGGTCTTCCACAGGATAAGTTTTCTCAGTTTTAAACAGTTCGTAAAATATAATGGCCGCAGCATGGGTCACATTGAGGACTGGATAAGCATCATGGGTGGGAATTGAGACTACAACATCACAAAGTTCTAATTCCTTGTTAGTGAGACCATCACCCTCTCTTCCCATTATCAATGCAATATCTCCATTCACATTCAATGATTGGGCCAGATTATCAGGGGTTACTGCAATACGGGGGAGATTATAACTTCCACCCGCATTCCCGGTAGTTCCCACTGCAAAATCAATCTCTTTAATTTTGAGGAATTCTGCCAGGGAATCATATTCCTGGCGATTGGAGACGATTTCACGGGCGTGCATGGCCTTGTAATATGAATCATTTTCCAGTGGGCAGGGATTTATAAGCACCATCTGGTATAAACCGAAATTTTTCATGGTCCGTGCCAGGAACCCAATATTGCCAGGAGTTTCTGGCTCCACAAAAACCACATAAATCATGTATATCCCTAATCAATCCTTTTTTTTGTTTTAATCTGTTTAAAATTCTTTTTTTTAATTTTAACCTTTTTAATTTTATTCGGATATTTTTTTTAGAATTTTTTTAATCAGATTCTCTCACTTAATTTAATCTGGATTCGCTATTTGAATAATCTTTATCTGGTGTAAATCCAGTTTTCATTTTTCGTATGCCTTTTCCAGGAGTTTGAGTATGTTCATAACTTCCAGGTCCATCCCTTCCTTCTCCAGAGAAGCCCTGATGTTATTTTCACAGAATGGGCAAATGGTGATCACTGCATCCACGTCCAGTTTTTCTATCATCTTAGCCTTGGCACTGCCCAGTGCGGCTGCTATTTCTGGTTTACCAGATCTTACACCACCACCAGCGCCACAACACTGGTCAGGAACTTCCATCTCCACGAATTCAAGGCCCTTAATGTTTTCGAGAATCTTACGGGGTTCATCCCGAATGCCCTGACCCCTTACAAGGTGGCAGGGGTCGTGGTAGGTGACTTTCATGTCCACTGGTTTCATGTCTTCGGTGTTAAGTTTATCTGCCAGATATTCACTGATATCCATCACATTAAAGCTGGTACCGTACTGGGGGTAATCCTTTTTAAGGGTGGCTCCACAACCAGCACAGACAGTGATGATGGTATCGTAACCTTCAAAGGCCTTAGTATTCTTTTCAACCAGCTTTGCAACAGCATCAGTTTGCCCGGTTCGAATAAGGGGAGAACCACAGCAGACCTGTTGGCTGGGCACATCCACAATAACATCATGGTTATTTAAAACATCCAAAAGGGCCACCCCAATATCTGGGAGGCGGTAGTCCATTAAGCAGCCAGTGAAGAGTGCAATTTTTTCTTTCCCGTTATTTTTATCCTTATCGACTGCTTTTACGTTTTCTTTTACACTTTGAGAGTTAACTGCTTTTATGAAACCTTCCCTCATTGGCCCTTCAGTTGGGGGTTCTACTGATCTTCCAGTTTTTTCAATAAGCTCCCTAACTTCACGATGGGGTGGTAAGGGTCCAATACCCTCCTGACAGGCTATTTCCCTTAACTTTTCAATGGCTCCACCGAAGGTGTTTATTTCTTTAGGACAGACTTCCACACACTTAGAACAGGATGTGCAGCAGTAAAGTCCCTCATCAAATCCTTCTTCTGCCCGATCCAAGCAGTCCCTTGGATCCAGGGCAAACTTGGACAGGTAACGCATAAAATAGGGTCCTGCAAATTCATCATTAACCTTTAATACTGGACAGGCGGATAAACAGGAGTAACAGTCAATACAGCTCCTTAATTTCTTGGTGTTGGTAAGTTCTTCTGGATCTAAAACTGCAGGACACTCACTGATTCCGCACTCATCCTCCAGAAAAAGACCCATATCCTTCACTTTACTGTCCATTGTGCTCCTATCCACAACCAGGTCCTTAATAACCGGTAAATTGATAGGTTCGATTACATCTTCATCTTTTATTTCTCTTTTACATGCCAGGGCCATTTCTCCATTGACTTTAACAGCACAGGAACCACACTGACCCGCCCGACAGGAACAGCGGTAGGCAATATCAGCCTGATGATGCTGATTGATGTAGTTTAAAGCATCCAAGACTTTCATCTTCTCCTTCTTTTCAACAGAATAAGATTCAGGGTAGGGTTCTTCATCCTCTGAAGGCTGATAACGCATAACAGTTATATTTATCATTTCCATCTCCAATATGATTTAAATCTCTTTTTCGTTATTTAAATCTCTTTTAAATTTCTAAATCTTTTATGATTTTTAAATAGTGTTTAAATTTTAAAAAATTATATTTTCAGATTCTAATCTGTTTAACCTGTTTTTTTTAGTTTATACAACATTTAATCAGGATCCATCATAACTCAAATTTGGATTGAGATTAAAATAGAATCAATAATATTAGGCATTATTCCTATAAAAAATTATTATAAAAAATATATGTTTTCTGAAATTTACAGAAAATCATTTAAAAAATATTGTTATAAAAATGATTGTCATTGTTATAAAAATGATTGTCATTGTTATAAAAATGATTGTATCAAGCTAAATCCACTTTGATAAATTTTGTGGGACTGTTAATTTAAATCCTTCACCAAAAACCAGTAAATAGCCAGTTCATTTTCAAATTTCTTATAATCAGGGTAAGTTAGGGAAACCAGATTCCAGTAGTGTTTGTCATGTTTTCTTACCTTGATATGACACACTTCATGGTGCACCACATATCTGATGAGGCTTTCCGGTAAGTATCTAAGGCGAGTATTAAAGTTCACATTTCCTGATGAACTACAACTTCCCCAACGGGTTTTCATACGGCGGAAAGTCACATTATTCACCGGTGAACCCATTTCACTGGATATTTCAGCCACCAGTAACTTAACCAGTTCCCGGAATTCGTGTTCACTGCGAGTTAAATCCAGTTTTCTGTTTTCAGACTCTTTTTTCAACGTATTTATCCGTGATATTTTCTGATAAACCCATTTTTCATGTTTTCGAATTAGACCCTGATAATCTTCAGCTCCAATTGGCATGATAAGGTTGAGATCACCGTTTTTAATCTCTAAACGGGCATATTTCACTTTCCTGTGGAAAACATGGCACTGGACCTCAATGTCCTGAATTTTAATCTTCATCAGAGTTAATTATAATACAACCTTCAAATAATCTTTTATCCGGAATTATTTCTTGTCCAGAAATAGTGAGTTTTAGTCTTTAGGAAGATCTTCACTCTTTTAATTTAGTTTTACTATTTTAATTTAGTTTTTCACTTTCCAATCCGATCATCACTAACTCAATTATACCTAGTAGAATCAATTTAAAAAAACCTAAATCTAAATATAGCAGATATTCAAACTTAATATAAGAATCTATATATTTTTTCATATAGCTATTCTAACCTTATAATTCAATATATCTGTATTTAACTGCTTAATTGGATATTAACCATTAGATGTATTAAACATCATTTTATCTTCAAGGAAGTATACCATGAACATTAAAGAAATACTCACAGGACAGGAAAAGGATAAACTGTTTTTAATGGGTAATGAAGCTGCAGTCCGTGGTGCCCTGGAAGCAGGTGTGTCTGTGGCCAGCACTTACCCTGGAACACCTTCTTCAGAGATTGGAAATGTATTATCAGTCCTTGCTGAAGATGCAGGGATGTATTTTGAGTTTTCAGTCAATGAAAAAGTAGCCCTGGAAGTAGCAGCAGCTGCTTCTGCCTCAGGACTAAGGTCATTCACCTTCATGAAACACGTGGGTGTTAACGTGGCTTCAGATTCATTAATGAGCGTTGCCTACACCGGTGTTCGGGGAGGGATGGTAATCCTCACTGCAGATGATCCATCCATGTTCTCATCCCAGAATGAACAGGATAACCGTCACTACGCTCGCCTGGCAAACATTCCACTCCTGGAAGCCTCCAGCCCCCAGGAAGTTAAGGATCTCATGAGATATGCCTACCAGCTATCTGAGGAATTTGAATTACCGGTTATTCTCCGCACCACCACCCGAGTTTCCCATATGAGGGGAATAGTGGAACTGGGTGCTTTAAATAAGCCTAAAACGAAGGGACACTTTGATAAAGATCCCCAGCGTTTTGTACCAGTACCGGAGTCTGCCCGGATAATGCACCGAAATCTGGTTGAAAAAATGTACCAGGTAGAAGTATTATCCAATAATTCCTCCTTAAATCAGCCCTTTGATAATGGAAGTCATGTGGGGATTATCACCAGTGGCAGTGCCTTCAACTATGTTATGGATGTGGTGGAAGAGTACAATTTACCGGTAAATATCCTTAAAATAGCCTTTTCATATCCTTTCCCTGAAAAAAAGGTCCTGGAATTTTTAGAAAATACAGAACGGGTTCTGGTGGTGGAGGAAGTTGACCCCATCATGGAAAAAGAAATACTGGCTATTGTAGGTAAACACCAGCTAAAATCAGTGATTCACGGTAAACTGGATGGAACACTGCCTGCGATATATGAATACAGTCCAGATATTGTTTTAGGGGGAGTGGGCAGGATGATGGGCTTGGAAATGCCAGTTGAAACCACATCAGATTCTCTTGAACTTCCCAAAAGACCACCAACGCTCTGTCCGGGCTGTCCGCATCGCGCCGCATATTTCGAGGTTAAAAAGGCAGCAGAGGATCTGAATCTGGATGATCTCGTATTTCCCAGTGATATAGGTTGCTACACTCTGGGTATAGAATCGCCCTATGAAATTGCAGATTATCTCTTATCAATGGGTTCATCTGTTGGAACCAGTTGCGGGTTTTCCAAGGCCACTGATCAAACCGTGGTAAGCTTCATAGGGGATTCAACCTTTTTCCATGCAGGAATACCACCACTCATCAACGCAGTGCACAACAAGAACCGTTTTGTCCTGGTGATCCTGGATAACCGCACCACCGCCATGACCGGTGGCCAGCCTAACCCTGGCCTCCCAGTGGATGGAATGGGATTGGAAGCGCCTGAAATATCCATACCAGATATTGTAAAAGCTTGTGGTGTGGAAATGGTGGAGACCATAAACCCCTTGAATGTCCGTAATTCAAAGGATATATTCAAAAAAGCACTCCAATTTGATAAAGTGGCAGTGGTAATATCCCAGTACCCCTGTATGTTAATCAAAGGTGGGACCCAGAAGGGTAAAAACATCATCATCGATGTCCAGGATGATAAATGCACGGGTTGTGATACCTGTGTCATGGAACTCACCTGTCCTGCTATCTACACCACTGATGAAGACAAAATCAGAATTGACCCATTAATGTGCAGGAAATGCAATGTATGCGTTCAAACATGTCCGGAGAAGGCTATAAGGGCTAAAAGGATTGATAGTAACAGGGGAGAGGAGGAATAACAATGAACCCTTACAATATTTACATTTCAGGAGTTGGTGGTCAGGGAATCATCAAAACCTCGGTTATCATGGGGGAAGCAGCCATGAAAAGTGATTTGTCCGTGGTAGTGGGTGAAATCCATGGAATGTCCCAGAGAGGCGGAGTGGTGTCCACCCAGATGAAGATTGGAGATTCAAGGAGCCCCATCATTGAAGAAGGGAAAGCAGACCTATTACTGGCATTTGAGCCACTGGAAGCACTCAGGGCAGTTAACATGATAAATAAAGAAAGTTACGTGGTTACGAATACTTCATCAATTTATCCGTTTAACATCCGCCAAAGTGAACATCCTTACCCTGAACTATCCATCCTACTGGATGAACTGGGGGACCATGCAAAGAAGGTTATTGCCCTGGATGCGGATGGAATAGCCAAGGACGCTGGTCACATCTTGGCGGTGAACATGGTGATGTTAGGTGCTGCAGCAGCGGTTCCAGGATTTCCAGTGGATAAGCAAATCATAATAGAATCAATGAAGAATAATTTACCTGAGAAGAGTATTCCCATAAATTTGAAGGCATTTGAGGAAGGATTCAGGGTTTGTTCTTCCAACATTTATGCAGAGGGTTGACTTAAACTCACAGAAAATATTTTTTTGGTATTAATATTTTTTTTATTTTCTTAAAAATTAGAAATTAATGGAAAAATAATTTCATATAATCTGGTATAAAAATTATAATAAGATAAATTTATTATAATCTGATGATCAGTGGGTGAATTGGATATGGGTTCATTTAATGAATGTATGCAGGAATATAGAAAACTGTTGGAGAAGGGTTGTATTCAGGAGGCTTATGGGGGCTTAATGAGATATATAATGGATTTGAGAGTTTATTTTAAAAATAAATATCCCCAATATTTTGTGTCAGGTATTTATCAGGGGTATATGGATATGACTTATTTTTCTTTCTCCCCAGAATCATTAAAAAGCCGAAAATTGAAAATTGCCATAGTCTTTGTTCATGAAACATTTAGGTTTGAAGTTTGGTTAGCAGGATACAATAAAAACGTTCAAAACAAATACTGGAAACTGTTTAAAGAAATGGATTGGAATAAATACCATATTCCACCAACTACAAAAGGTGTGGACTCTATTATAGAACATATTTTAGTTGAAAATCCTGATTTTAGTGATTTGGATAGTTTAACAAAGCAAATAGAGACTGGAACATTGGAATTTATTAATGATGTTGAGAATTTCTTAGTACAATAGGATAGTTCTAAGATTCTTATTAAAATAAGGAACATAAGAAGAAAAATCAAACATAATGAATGTCGGAAATTAATATAGGAAATTAAAATTAGAAATCGCAACTAAAAAAAATTATAAAATAAAAAAATGAACAAAAATTATGTTATGTTTACCAGTTGTAAACATCTTCTGGGGGGATCACGATTGCCCCACCCTTTTTAAGGACTTCTATCCCTGCATCAATATCCTCTGGATGGAGCAGGACAATGGCTCTTTCTTCTTTTTCATCCACAAAGGCATAGAGATAATCCAGGTTTATGTTTGAGTCGTCCAGTATTCCCAGGATGGTGCCCAGTCCTCCTGGCTGGTCTGACATCTGCACAGCAATAACATAGCCCATCTTAACCACGAAATTGTTTTCCTCCAGGATTTCTTTGGCCTTATAAGGTTCAGGTACAATCAATCTTAAAATACCGAAGTCTGATGTATCAGCAATGGACAGTGCCCTGATATTGAACCCTGCATCAGCCAGAACATCCAGTGCATTCCTCATTCTACCCTTCTTATTTTCCAGGAATATTGATAACTGTTCTATTTTCACTTTTAATTCCCCCTTATAATCTCATATAATTTTTAATCTTTTTTTAAGGATATTTCACCAAGCTATGCTTTATTTTCAATAGATTTGAACTGTAAAGTTCAAATTACTATTTTGAAATTATTTGCTTAATCCACGTTTATCAATAACCCTGACTGCTTTTCCTTGGCTTCGAGGTAGTGTTCTTGGTTCTACCAGGGTTACAGTAACTCTCAAACCAATTTCATTGTGGATGAAGTTTTCTATTTTCTTTTTTATCCCCACTAACTCCTTCACCTCATCAGAGAAAAGTTCAGGTGATGTTTCCACCTGTACTTCCATTTCATCCAGGTGCTGGGGTCGGGTGACAATGATCTGGTAATGGGGTTCAATACCATCCATCTTCAGGAGAGCCTTTTCGATCTGGGATGGGAATACTGCCACTCCACGGATCTTGAGCATGTCATCGGTTCTTCCGGTTATGCGGTCCATTTTAACCATGGTCCTACCACAGGAACAGGTTCCTCTTCTGAGGCTGGTAACATCTTTGGTTCTAAAACGAATAATGGGCATTCCTTCTCTGGTCAGGTTGGTAAGGACCAGTTCTCCCTTTTCACCTTCTTCCAGTACTTCCTGGGTTTCAGAATCAATGATCTCCGGGTAGAAATGATCTTCCATAACATGTAGACCATCCTGCTCTGGGCATTCCAGAGCTATCCCGGGACCCATAATCTCTGTGAGTCCGTAGATATTATATGCTGGTGCATTGAAGCGTTTTTCAATCTCCTGGCGCATCTCTTCAGTCCACATCTCTGCTCCAAAACCAATGGATTTTAATTTCATATCCTCTCGTTCAAGTCCTTCTTCCTCGGCCACCTCTGCCAGGTAAAGTCCGTAGGAAGGAGTAACTATTAGAACCGTGGTTCCAAAGTCCTTCATTATCTCGATCTGTCTGCGGGTCTGTCCAGTTGAAATGGGTATAACTGTGGCCCCTATCTTCTGGGCACCGTAGTGCACCCCAAAACCACCGGTAAAAAGACCGTAACCATGGGTGTTCTGGATAAGATCCTCATCATCAACCCCAAACATGGTTAAACCCCTGGCCATTATTTCACTCCATGTTTCCAAGTCTTCCCGAGTATAACCGGAAACAGTGGGTTTTCCAGTGGTCCCTGAGGATGTGTGAACTTCTACAATCTCCCTTCTAGGAACTGCAAACATTCCAAAAGGATATGCCGCACGAAGATCGTCTTTAGTGGTTAAAGGTAATTTCTGGATGTCTTCCAGGGTTTCAATATCCTCTGGTTTAATTCCTGCCTCATCAAAACGTTTTTTATAATAGGGAACATTTTCATAGGCCCGTTTTACAACATCCTTCAATCGTTTAAGTTGTAATTTCTTCATTTCATCCCTAGATATGCACTCCACTTCTTCATTCCAGATCATTTAATCCACCGGCCAATATCTTCTTATTTTTTATTAAAATCAATTTAAATATTTTAATCAATATTTTATTTAATTATTGCCCTTCATTTAATCAATATCTGTATAAAACTTATTTATCCATGAATACTTTACGTTTATAATTTGAAGTTAGTTACCCATTCACATGGAAACTGTTTATAACTGTATCCATTTCGTTTTTATAATCCAGGAGTGGTTTGTCAAAGACGAAGATCACAAAGTATGCACTGTTGTTTTTCTGGAAGGCTATTCCCCGAGTGGTGAAAACCTTATCATTGGGTTTGTAGTTTGCTTCCAGTTCATAGGCAGTGGTGTTGTCAATGGTGAGATCGCCCTCGTAGTAGATCATACCTTTGGCTAAAATGTTTGAACGCCAACTGGCAACCCGGTATGTGAAATTTTGAGTTAACAAATCCTCCCTAAAGACAGAAAAACTGTTATTTTCATCATCTGTAACTGTAACTATTAATGAAGCTTGATCTGTAACGTTAGTAATATTCCAACCTTCAGGATAGTCAAATGAGATGTTACCATTGTCAAAATGGTTTTTAAGATTATTCATCTGGTTGGTGGCATTGTTGCTCTGGTTAGTGACAGTTTTATGATCACCCATAACCCACATTGCAGTGGTAACCACCAGGATAATTAAAATAATAATGCCAATAATACCCAAAATAGATTTTTTCCCCAGTATTTTAGGGATGATTTTTTTCAAATTATTAGAATTGAGTTTATCAGTTGATTCTGTGTGTGGTACTCTGAGCCGGGTAGGACCCCCATTTCCCTGTTTATCATCATTATTTATTTTGGATTGGAGGGAATTAACTTTACCTGAAAAGGAATTTTCTCCGTTTTTCAGTTTTAAAGAGCCAATTTTTTCTTTAATATCTGCACTGGCTTTTCCCAATTTGGATGTTGAATCCTTTTTCTTGGTATTGTTTCCTGGTTTTCTTAATCGAGGAGGACCATCTTCGCTCAATTATTTCACTACCCTTTTTCCTATTCTAATCAATCATTAATCTAAAAGATAAATATAACCCCATCTATTTTAACTCTATTTATCAGGGGCAATAATGGCTTTTTATTGTTAACATTATTTAAATTTTGATAAATGAGTATAAGCTTCATGTTTTAAGCATATATATGATATAATTCCGTGGATTGATAATAACCTTATTTATAAAAGTTTATATAATGTTGTCAGAGATTCAATAATCATTAATAATTATGATAAAATTATTGGACTTAGGTTGTGATTTAAGTGGATTTAATGATATTGAGTATTGTTGTTTTAATATTTCTCGTGATAAATGGGTATGTGGGTTATGTTGCCTGGCGTAGAACTAAGAATGCAGACGATTATCTTGTTGCAGGGAGGGAAACACATCCCTTCATCATGGCCCTGAGTTATGGGGCCACATTCATCAGTACCGCAGCTATTGTGGGATTTGGTGGAGTCGCTGCTAATTATGGTATGGGAATCCTGTGGCTGGTGTTTTTAAACATCATCATTGGAATATTCATTGCCTTTGTGTTCTTTGGAAAACGCACCCGTAAAATGGGCCATAATTTAGGTGCTTTAACCTTCCCCGAGTTCTTATCAAGGCGTTTTGACAGTAGATTTATCCAGTACTTCTCAGGTGCGATTATTTTTATTGGAATGCCGTTATACGCGTCGGTTGTGCTTGTGGGAATGGCCAGGTTTGTGGAAACAACGTTGAGTGTGGATTACAATATAGCTTTAGTTGTAATGGCTGTCATAGTGGCAGTATACGTTATTTTCGGTGGGATCAAGGGTGTGATGTACACCGATGCCCTGCAGGGTAGTATAATGTTTTTTGGAATGATATTCCTTCTCATAGCAATTTACTGGATACTGGGAGGAGTAACTGATGCCAATCAGGCACTCACCAATCTGGTGAATGTTGTTCCCCAAAAGGCAACTGCAGCTGCTACTGCAACCGGGTTCACTGGCTGGACATCCATGCCTTCCCTGGGGAGTCCATTCTGGTGGACTTTAGTCTCCAGTTTGATCCTGGGAGTGGGTATAGGAGTTCTATCACAGCCCCAGTTAGTGGTGCGGTTCATGACTGTTAAATCAAATAAGGAGTTAAACCGGGGAGTTTTGATCGGGGGAGTATTCATATTTGTAATGACATTCGGGGCCTACGTGGTAGGAGCACTTTCCAACGTCTACTTCTTCCAGACAACTGGACAAACTGCAGTGCAGGCAGCAGGGGGAAATTTGGATAAGGTTATACCTACATTCATAGCTGCGGCCATGCCTTTATGGTTTGCATATCTATTTATGATAGCACTCCTATCTGCTGCCATGTCCACCCTTTCTGCACAGTTCCATGTTCAGGGAACTGCCCTGGGACGGGACATATATGAGACTCTGGTGCGTAAAACTGGAGGATCATCAGTAAGAATGGCCAGGATAGGGATAGTAATTGCAGTTGTCATTGCAGTAATTCTTGGATTCATACTACCAGCCAGTATAGTTGCCCTGGGAACTGCCCTGTGGTTCGGTATCACTGCCGCAGCATTCCTGGCAATTTACGTGGCAGCACTCTACTGGAGAAGAGCCACCAAAGAAGGTGCAATTGCAGGACTAGTTTGTGGTGCTGTAACCAGTTTGATATGGTTGTTATTCGGCTTTAAAAAAACAGCAGAACCTTTAGGAATTTCCAATGCTTTAATGGGACAGTCAACCATCATCACATCTGTACCATGGCCAACTGTAGACCCCATGATCGTGGCCCTGCCAGTGGCAATTATCGTTACAATTTTGGTCAGTCTACTTACCAAACCCCCCAAAAAGGAGTTCCTGGATAAGTGTTTTGATGGAGTGGACCAGTCCCGGGGAAAATAATCCTCAGGATTTTAATCCTCTCCAATACTTTATTGAAAAATACAAATTTTTGAATGGTAAAATTTAGAAATGATAAACTGTTTGAAAATGATTAAAGCCTAAAATGGAGTATAATTGATTTCAATGAAACTTGTAAATTACCAGTATAAGAAAACCAGTAAACTTAGTTGGGCGGAAGTATTCCAAAATCTCCGTAATATAACTGTTCACACT
This window encodes:
- a CDS encoding sodium:solute symporter, which codes for MDLMILSIVVLIFLVINGYVGYVAWRRTKNADDYLVAGRETHPFIMALSYGATFISTAAIVGFGGVAANYGMGILWLVFLNIIIGIFIAFVFFGKRTRKMGHNLGALTFPEFLSRRFDSRFIQYFSGAIIFIGMPLYASVVLVGMARFVETTLSVDYNIALVVMAVIVAVYVIFGGIKGVMYTDALQGSIMFFGMIFLLIAIYWILGGVTDANQALTNLVNVVPQKATAAATATGFTGWTSMPSLGSPFWWTLVSSLILGVGIGVLSQPQLVVRFMTVKSNKELNRGVLIGGVFIFVMTFGAYVVGALSNVYFFQTTGQTAVQAAGGNLDKVIPTFIAAAMPLWFAYLFMIALLSAAMSTLSAQFHVQGTALGRDIYETLVRKTGGSSVRMARIGIVIAVVIAVILGFILPASIVALGTALWFGITAAAFLAIYVAALYWRRATKEGAIAGLVCGAVTSLIWLLFGFKKTAEPLGISNALMGQSTIITSVPWPTVDPMIVALPVAIIVTILVSLLTKPPKKEFLDKCFDGVDQSRGK